A single genomic interval of Cygnus olor isolate bCygOlo1 chromosome 17, bCygOlo1.pri.v2, whole genome shotgun sequence harbors:
- the FZD10 gene encoding frizzled-10 → MGPGARSLVRAVLVLCCLSGSCAGISSIDIDRPGDGRCQPIEIPMCKDIGYNMTRMPNLMGHENQREAAIQLHEFAPLVEYGCHSHLKFFLCSLYAPMCTEQVSTPIPACRVMCEQARLKCSPIMEQFNFKWPDSLDCSKLPNKNDPNYLCMEAPNNGSDEPPRGSSMLPPMFRPQRPSGGHDLQQHKDSLSRTSCENPGKFHHVEKSASCAPLCTPGVDVYWSRDDKQFAVIWIAIWSILCFFSSAFTVLTFLIDPQRFKYPERPIIFLSMCYCVYSVGYIIRLFSGAESIACDRDSGQLYVIQEGLESTGCTIVFLVLYYFGMASSLWWVILTLTWFLAAGKKWGHEAIEANSSYFHLAAWAIPAVKTIMILVMRRVAGDELTGLCYVGSMDVNALTGFVLIPLACYLIIGTSFILSGFVALFHIRRVMKTGGENTDKLEKLMVRIGVFSVLYTVPATCVIACYFYERLNMDYWKIVATQQKCKMNNQTKNLDCTMNNSIPAVEIFMVKIFMLLVVGITSGMWIWTSKTLQSWQNVCSRRLKKRSRRKPASVITSSGIYKKPQHPQKTHLAKYESTLQPPTCV, encoded by the coding sequence ATGGGGCCGGGGGCCCGGAGCTTGGTGCGGGCcgtgctggtgctgtgctgcctgaGCGGCTCCTGCGCTGGGATAAGCTCTATCGACATCGACCGACCCGGCGACGGGAGGTGCCAGCCCATAGAAATCCCCATGTGCAAGGATATAGGGTACAACATGACGAGGATGCCGAACCTGATGGGACACGAGAACCAGAGGGAAGCTGCCATCCAGCTGCACGAGTTTGCCCCCTTGGTGGAGTACGGCTGCCACAGCCATCTGAagtttttcctctgctccctctATGCCCCGATGTGCACGGAGCAAGTTTCTACACCGATCCCAGCCTGCAGGGTCATGTGCGAGCAGGCGAGGCTGAAATGCTCTCCCATTATGGAGCAGTTCAATTTTAAGTGGCCGGACTCCTTAGACTGCAGCAAACTGCCCAACAAGAATGACCCCAATTACCTGTGCATGGAAGCCCCCAACAACGGGTCGGACGAGCCACCCAGAGGATCCAGCATGCTGCCGCCCATGTTCCGGCCACAGCGGCCCAGCGGTGGCCAtgacctgcagcagcacaaggacAGCCTGAGCAGAACCTCCTGTGAAAACCCCGGCAAGTTCCACCATGTGGAAAAGAGTGCTTCCTGCGCACCGCTCTGCACCCCGGGGGTTGATGTTTACTGGAGCAGGGATGACAAGCAGTTTGCTGTCATTTGGATTGCCATCTGGTCCATTCTGTGCTTCTTCTCCAGTGCTTTTACTGTACTCACCTTTCTGATAGATCCGCAGCGTTTCAAGTACCCTGAGAGGCCAATTATCTTCCTGTCTATGTGCTACTGTGTCTACTCGGTGGGGTACATTATTCGCCTCTTTTCAGGTGCTGAAAGCATCGCCTGTGATAGGGACAGCGGCCAGCTCTATGTCATCCAGGAAGGACTGGAGAGCACTGGCTGCACCATTGTGTTCCTGGTTCTGTATTACTTTGGTATGGCGAGCTCCTTGTGGTGGGTAATCCTGACTTTAACTTGGTTTCTGgcagctgggaaaaaatggGGACACGAAGCAATTGAAGCAAACAGTAGCTACTTTCATTTGGCAGCCTGGGCCATACCGGCTGTGAAGACCATAATGATCCTGGTTATGAGAAGGGTGGCTGGAGATGAGCTGACAGGGTTGTGCTATGTTGGAAGCATGGATGTGAATGCCTTGACTGGGTTTGTACTCATTCCTTTGGCTTGTTATCTAATCATTGGcacttcttttattctttctgggTTTGTGGCCCTTTTTCATATCAGGAGGGTGATGAAAACAGGTGGAGAAAATACTGACAAGCTGGAGAAGCTGATGGTCAGGATTGGTGTCTTCTCAGTCTTGTATACAGTGCCTGCAACTTGCGTGATAGCTTGCTATTTTTATGAAAGACTTAATATGGATTATTGGAAAATTGTGGCAACTCAACAGAAATGCAAGATGAACAATCAGACTAAAAACTTGGACTGCACGATGAATAATTCTATTCCAGCAGTAGAAATTTTCATGGTCAAAATTTTTATGTTATTAGTTGTGGGCATTACTAGTGGTATGTGGATCTGGACTTCCAAGACTCTTCAGTCCTGGCAAAATGTTTGTAGTCGAAGATTAAAGAAGAGAAGTAGGAGAAAACCTGCAAGTGTTATTACAAGTAGCGGAATCTACAAAAAACCTCAACATCCACAGAAAACTCACCTTGCAAAATATGAATCAACGTTACAACCACCCACTTGTGTGTGA